The following nucleotide sequence is from Vampirovibrionales bacterium.
CGGCGGGTCCGGGTCAGGCTGGACGATCAGTACGCACCAGAGATGGGTTGCGGGATTTTTCGGCGCGTACTTGTAGGCGACGCCCGCCGCCGTGGCGGTGGATGACAGCAGGGCGTTCACATAGGCCGTTGTGCGCTTCCAGCCGGCCAGTGTGGCACTAGGGCTAGTGGTCCCGTACTTGAGTAGCTCTTCGACGCTAAGGGCGCTGTAGCCCACGTACAGCACCCGCTCAGCAGGTGTCGATTGGTTGTAGCCGATGTGTCCTGTCTCGCCCGTCGCGGCTTGGTTACTTAGGTGGACCCGGCACACGCCGTCTAGGTCGGAATCGCGGGTGAGCGGGTCAAGAGAATGATCTGCGCGGTAGGCATTGATTAGGTCAAAGAGTGGCGATTCTTGCGCACGATCCGGGTCAACCCATGGAAGCCCGGTTTCCGGGTCATTTTCCGGGTCTGGCGTCAAGGATGGAGCGGTGCTGTTTTCTTTCGAAATAAGGTCGTTTTTCCACTGCTCGATCACGGCGTTATAAGCCGCTTCCGCAATCGCCGAATCGTCTTTCAGCAAGTTAAGCGTGTTGATGGTTTTAAGGAGAAGTGCGGCATAAGCGGATTCTTGCTCTTGTAGTTTTGAAAGCTCTTTATCATATTTTGCAGTGTCATACAACGGGCGAATCTTATAGAGTCCTCCGCCGGTTTCAGACAAGATGATCGCTTTCCCCATGACTACGCCTCTTCTACCTTCATCCATGCGCGTCTTGTCGTAATCTCGTAATCAATAGCACCCACAGTCCATGATAGCACTCCGTCAAATACCGTGTCATTCGGATGCAAATTAGGATTAATATCACACTCCGCAAAATGCTTGAGTTCTTTGTCGAATCCAGTTCGATAGACGCCAGTCAGTGTAACAGATTGCGGTGAGAATGAAACAGGAATCAGCCTCCCGCGCACTTTGATTTGTCCCGTTCTCGGCATCCTATCAGAATCAATGTCCCACATGAGCGCTTGCAGGAATTCGCCCATGGTTTCGATGCCGTTTGAATCGCGCAAACCGACGTAAATAGCCAATCGCCCATCATTCGCTTTTCTCTCGTATAGATCAGCGAGTATGGCCGTTGAAGCATTAGGAATAACAACATCAATCCAGGTGGATTGCCCCAAGCGGCGTTGGCATTGAATGATGGAAAAAGGATACTCGATCAGTGTGCCGCCCGTTATATAGAGACGATAGATGATATTGGAGTCTGGAGTTGCGCTTAAAGATGGAGCTAGTGGCTTTGATGTGGTGTTAGGAATCCCTAGAGCAAGCCCTAGAGCGAGGCTTGGCGCTTGCACAGAGACCTGAATCGTGGGGACGCCAAGCCCGTATTCCAGAGCTAGTCCTGGCGGCTCGACAATGACCGCTGGCGGCGGCGCTAATAGCGCCAGCGCATAGCAATTTTCCGTATGATTCGCGGACCACGACAAACTGCCTGACGAATCAAACACCCATAACGTTTTGCTGCTATTGACGGGTCCAGCGACGTAAATATTCCCGGATTGATCGAGCTTTAATGCGCGAACATCAAGAATAGACGTAATCGGGAATCCTCCCGTTGTTATTTCTGTTCCGCTAGAATTGTATTTCTTGACATACCCGAATCCGCAAACGTAGATATATCCATCAGCGCCGACCGTAATAGCCCGGTCTGTTTCAAAATTATCAACCGACCATTGCAAAGTGCCTGAGCTATTGTATTTGCGCATCGTATAACTTCCATTCGATGCGCCGCACGTATAAACATTTCCTGAATCATCAACAGCAATGCCGTTGACGGTGGCCCCGTGATTCGCGGTCCACTGTTGAGTGCCTGAGCTATTATATTTTCGTGTCGTAATGCTGCTGGACACGCTGCCGCCCGTGTACACATTTCCAGCCGAATCCATGGCCACGGCAAACACATAATCGCCGTGATCAGCAGACCAAGACAACGTACCCGATGAGTTATATTTCCGAGTGGTCTTGCTGTCAATTCCAGTTGCGCGCCCGCCACCGATACAAACATCCGTGGAATTCGCGGCGACCGCATAAATAGTGGTTCCGTGGTCCTTGTTCCACTGCAATGTGCCGTTTAAGTATTGTCTAAGTCCTCCATCACCACCAGATGCCGTGCCGACGCCAGCACTGTATAAAAAGCTGTTTATGGAGTCTGTGGAGAGTCCGTATATAGCGGCGCTACGTGAAATAGAATCAATCGACGATCCAGCAAAGCTATAGCGCCGGATATTGATGTTGGTTGCGGTGGCAATGCCGGCGGTATAGACGTAACTCGTCATTCGGATACCTCCATGATCGACGATGATTTGTCGATAAATATGGTAATCTCGTTGACCGTAAACGTTTCTCCGTTCCCTAGGTCGGCAATGTCATTAGGTCGCAAGTAAATATCCACGTCGCAACGAATACGCCGTTCTCCGTTTCTGTCATTCCTATAAGCGGCGTTCTTAATAGCGATGGTATTGTAATTATAAACGGTCGCTGATTCTCCGTAGAGCGTGATACTGGCGTTTTTGCCCCCACGATCCACCGAAGCGCCGCTTAAATCAACTGCAATCCATGGATCGATCTGTTCAATTCCGTCATTAAATCGGACGCCGCGCCAGATCGTGATGGAATGACCGATTTGATCCAGAATCGCGGTGAGCGACTCTGCATCCGGTATCTCGCAAACGTAAGTCGCCGATGTGGTTGTTTCAGAGATACGCAGCTGTATGGACTTCAGTTTAATGGAAATTGACGCATCATCGTCAAAGACTAGACGATGAATGACAGGGACCGGCAATCCAACATAATAGCGAGTAATCGTCGGAATCCCTAGCGACAATCCTAACGCTAGTCCTGGAGGACTCACATAGACCATTCCTGATATAGTCGGAGTGCCTAGATGAATAGGCAGTCTTAATGCCGGAGTCTGGACTTCTCGAACCGATAGACACAACGCGCCAAGCGCATTACCCGCAACGTCTGAAGTATTCGTGCCAAACGTGGTTGCTTGCCAATCAATCGCATAGCCCACAATACCAAACACCGTGCGAGTCGCCGGCCCGGAACTTCCGCCAGACGGGACCACGCGAACGCCATAAATCGTATCATCCGAGTCAATGGAAATTGCCGAAAGCGTGTAATTCCCGAATCCTGAATCCTTGGTAATGAAGTTTAGACTGGAATCGTATTCGTAGAAGACATAATACGTTCCGCTTAAGCTCACGGGCGTCATAGAGACCGCAAAGTGTCCGCTCGATAGTTCGACAATCCCCGTGCCTTGGCTGTTATAGCTACTATCGTTGACCGGTCCTATTGCGCCAGCGACAAAACTACCACTGGCGTTGTATTTACGAACTGCCTGTACTACTCCGGTATTCCAGAAAAATCCAGCGATGAACACATTCCCGGATGAATCCACAGCAATGCCGCGAATCGCCGAATTAAACTCATTGCAGGCACTCCAAACGATACTACCGTCCGATGCGTCTATTTTAACAAGGATGTTTTCAGTATAGGGGAATGCCGTTCCGCCAACATAAATATAACCGCCACGATAGACTATCGGGCGAGGATACGGATTATCGAGGTGAGGCGATGAATACCCGGTATCTGTTGACCATTGCAATGCACCTGATGAATTGTATTTTCTGAGATTGTAATAGCCAGTTGCGCCGGGCGTCGTTCTGACAGCGCCGCTCGAATTCACAGCATCGCCATAGACATAAATATTCTCGGAATCATCAATCGCAATACCGAAACACGCCGCGCCGTGATTCGCATACCATAACAAATCGCCGTCTTGATTGAACTTGCGCGTAGTCATCGCATATTCAGAATATGCGGATAGGCTCTCGGTATCGGTATAATATTTGAGGTCAGATGCGCAATACTGACTGCCATCATCGCCCAGCACAATTCCCCATACGTTTGAGGTATTGCGACCGAAATAGACTCGATTCCCGTGCAAGTAGGGATTGCCGGATGAGTCTATTTTCTGTCCGAGAGGATAATCAAGACTAAAGGCTCCCTCGCAGCCAATTGCTAATAGCGGCTTCGCCATGATTAGGGCTTATAGATGAGCTTATTGATGGCGTTCCAATTAATCGACCAGTCCGTGCTGACTGAGATCACGTCCGTATCATCGGAGTTGGGGAGCATTCTAAAAACAACCGGATTCGTCACGCCTCCGAAAGTCCCAACCGCGACACAAATAACATGTCGGAATGTAGCGGTTAGCGATGTCCAGGTTAAATCATCGTAATCGATATTTGAATTCGTGACCACGGGCGTCGTAAGTTGCTTTCCGCCAACCGTATAACCTCCAGTAGTAGTCAACTCATTATAGCTTGGGTCTGTGCTGTCATTCGCGCCGTTGTCCCATTGCGTGTGCGCTGAATTGAATGTATAGCCAGAAGTGACTAGACGAATACGGAGTTCCGAGGTGTCCAGATCAAGTCCGCCCGTGTTAATGAGTTTCCATGAGTGATCGTACCAGTACATTGCGGCAGTCATGATGTTCCGTCCAGTTTAGCGATGACGCGAGCGCTGATATTGAGCTTATTTTTATTGACGGCGGTCGCAAGAATGACTTTGAAGATACCAGCTTCGCAAGAGAGAGAAACCTGGCTGTAGTGGCTGATGAGGTATTTGAGTTTTTGAAGAATATCCAGCGATGGATTGACG
It contains:
- a CDS encoding SBBP repeat-containing protein, translated to MTSYVYTAGIATATNINIRRYSFAGSSIDSISRSAAIYGLSTDSINSFLYSAGVGTASGGDGGLRQYLNGTLQWNKDHGTTIYAVAANSTDVCIGGGRATGIDSKTTRKYNSSGTLSWSADHGDYVFAVAMDSAGNVYTGGSVSSSITTRKYNSSGTQQWTANHGATVNGIAVDDSGNVYTCGASNGSYTMRKYNSSGTLQWSVDNFETDRAITVGADGYIYVCGFGYVKKYNSSGTEITTGGFPITSILDVRALKLDQSGNIYVAGPVNSSKTLWVFDSSGSLSWSANHTENCYALALLAPPPAVIVEPPGLALEYGLGVPTIQVSVQAPSLALGLALGIPNTTSKPLAPSLSATPDSNIIYRLYITGGTLIEYPFSIIQCQRRLGQSTWIDVVIPNASTAILADLYERKANDGRLAIYVGLRDSNGIETMGEFLQALMWDIDSDRMPRTGQIKVRGRLIPVSFSPQSVTLTGVYRTGFDKELKHFAECDINPNLHPNDTVFDGVLSWTVGAIDYEITTRRAWMKVEEA